A single Numenius arquata chromosome 15, bNumArq3.hap1.1, whole genome shotgun sequence DNA region contains:
- the GOLGA7B gene encoding golgin subfamily A member 7B, whose protein sequence is MGAAPSTVGTSGMASQGGMVHSLQELRRSASLATKVFVQRDYSEGTTCQFQTKFPAELESRIERQLFEETVKTLNSFYAEAEKIGGSSYLEGCLACATAYFIFLCMETHYEKVLKKISKYIQEQNEKIYAPRGLLLTDPLERGMRVIEISIYEDRCSSGSSSSGSSSSSSGGGGGGVGGR, encoded by the exons ATGGGGGCTGCCCCCTCCACGGTGGGGACCTCGGGGATGGCCAGCCAGGGTGGCATG GTGCACAGTCTGCAGGAACTGCGGCGTAGTGCATCCCTGGCCACCAAGGTCTTTGTGCAGCGGGATTACAGCGAAGGAACCACGTGCCAGTTCCAGACGAAGTTCCCTGCCGAGCTGGAGAGCCGG ATCGAGCGGCAGCTCTTCGAGGAAACTGTGAAAACCCTTAACAGCTTCTACGCCGAGGCAGAGAAGATCGGGGGCAGCTCGTACCTGGAGGGGTGCCTGGCCTGTGCTACTGCCTATTTCATCTTCCTCTGTATGGAGACACACTATGAGAAG GTCCTGAAGAAGATCTCCAAGTACATCCAGGAGCAGAACGAGAAGATCTATGCTCCGCGGGGGCTGCTGCTCACCGACCCCCTGGAGCGTGGCATGAGGGTC ATCGAAATCTCCATCTACGAGGACCGGTGCAGCAGTGGCAGCTCCAGCAgcggcagctccagcagcagcagcggtggtGGGGGTGGCGGGGTGGGGGGCCGGTGA
- the SFRP5 gene encoding secreted frizzled-related protein 5, with amino-acid sequence MPRAGGPPGVRGTALLALALALAGSPGGGQHYDYYGWQPESQPHGRFYGREPQCLDIPPDMQLCRDVGYKRMRLPNLLEHDTMAEAKQQASSWVPLLAKQCHTDTQLFLCSLFAPVCLDRPVYPCRSLCEVVRDSCAPVMESYGFPWPEMLHCGKFPSDHELCIAVQFGNSKVTPPPVSKICTQCEMEHKADGMMEQMCSSDFVVKMRIKEMTEENGERRLVAAQKKKVLKLGPLKRKDTKKMVLHMRNAGTCPCPQLDSLSGSFLVMGRKVGGRLLLLAIYPWQKHNKEMKFAVKFMFSYPCPLYHPLLYGAGQH; translated from the exons atgccCCGGGCAGGCGGCCCCCCGGGGGTCCGGGGCACGGCGCTGCTGGCCCTGGCGCTGGCGCTGGCGGGGTCCCCGGGCGGCGGACAGCACTACGACTACTACGGCTGGCAGCCCGAGAGCCAGCCCCACGGGCGCTTCTACGGGAGGGAGCCGCAGTGCCTCGACATCCCACCCGACATGCAGCTCTGTCGCGACGTGGGCTACAAGCGCATGCGGCTGCCCAACCTGCTGGAGCACGACACCATGGCTGAGGCCAAGCAGCAGGCCAGCAGCTGGGTGCCCCTGCTTGCCAAGCAGTGCCACACCGACACccagctcttcctctgctccctcttcGCCCCCGTCTGCCTCGACCGGCCCGTCTATCCCTGCCGCTCCCTCTGCGAGGTGGTGCGTGACTCCTGCGCCCCCGTCATGGAGTCCTACGGCTTCCCCTGGCCCGAGATGCTGCACTGTGGCAAGTTCCCCTCCGACCATGAGCTTTGCATCGCCGTCCAGTTTGGGAACAGCAAGGTTACCCCACCGCCAG TGTCCAAGATCTGCACCCAGTGCGAGATGGAGCACAAGGCAGACGGCATGATGGAGCAGATGTGCTCCAGTGACTTCG TGGTGAAGATGCGTATCAAGGAGATGACAGAGGAGAACGGGGAGCGGCGGCTGGTGGCTGCCCAGAAGAAGAAGGTGCTGAAGCTGGGCCCGCTCAAGCGCAAGGACACCAAGAAGATGGTGCTGCACATGAGGAACGCGGGcacctgcccctgcccccagctcGACAGCCTCAGCGGCAGCTTCCTGGTGATGGGCCGCAAGGTGGGCGGCCGCCTGCTCCTCCTCGCCATCTACCCCTGGCAGAAGCACAACAAGGAGATGAAGTTCGCCGTCAAGTTCATGTTCTCCTACCCCTGCCCCCTCTACCACCCCCTGCTCTATGGGGCCGGGCAGCACTAG